From a single Dehalococcoidales bacterium genomic region:
- a CDS encoding nicotinate phosphoribosyltransferase, whose product MKPPEFKPTEAVLSGETADVYFTYTMEILRHEGINPVATMEVFPSRAGILCGMEEVKALLTRVLPENRSEVWALSEGEVMDHKEVVLRVTAPYQSYGLYETSVVGILAHCSGWATAARQCVDVARGIPIISFGARHVHPSVAGIMDYSAIVGGCTGCSSSSGASLASIQPSGTMPHAMILIMGDTVEATLAFDKYMPPEIPRVSLVDTFKDEAEESLRVAEALRDRLGAVRLDTPGERGRVTTDLVKEVRVRLDMAGFNHVEIIVSGGLDPERILYFLGSGAPVDGFGVGSYISGGRPIDFTADLHEVDSMPIAKRGRTPGVTPNSRLKRVL is encoded by the coding sequence ATGAAACCACCAGAGTTTAAGCCTACCGAGGCCGTCCTGTCCGGCGAAACAGCCGATGTCTACTTCACCTACACCATGGAGATTCTACGCCACGAAGGCATCAACCCGGTAGCCACCATGGAGGTATTCCCCAGTCGGGCCGGAATACTCTGCGGCATGGAAGAGGTCAAAGCCCTGCTGACCAGGGTCCTTCCCGAGAACAGGAGCGAAGTATGGGCGCTATCCGAGGGCGAGGTAATGGACCACAAGGAAGTAGTATTGCGCGTCACGGCACCCTACCAGAGCTATGGCCTGTATGAAACGTCAGTTGTCGGTATCCTGGCCCACTGCAGCGGCTGGGCAACCGCCGCCAGGCAGTGTGTAGACGTTGCCCGCGGAATACCTATCATCAGCTTTGGCGCCCGACACGTTCACCCTTCGGTGGCCGGGATAATGGACTATTCGGCCATCGTGGGTGGCTGCACCGGATGCTCCAGTTCCAGTGGTGCCAGTCTGGCCAGCATCCAACCGTCAGGCACCATGCCCCACGCCATGATACTGATTATGGGTGATACCGTTGAGGCAACACTGGCCTTCGACAAATACATGCCGCCGGAAATCCCACGCGTATCCCTGGTAGATACCTTCAAGGACGAGGCTGAAGAAAGCCTGCGGGTGGCCGAGGCGCTGCGTGACCGGCTCGGAGCAGTGCGTCTTGACACGCCCGGCGAGCGGGGCAGAGTCACCACCGACCTTGTGAAAGAGGTGAGGGTCAGACTGGACATGGCCGGTTTCAACCATGTGGAAATTATCGTGAGCGGGGGGCTTGACCCGGAGCGCATACTCTATTTCCTCGGGAGCGGGGCGCCGGTTGACGGCTTCGGTGTCGGCAGCTACATCAGTGGCGGCAGACCAATAGATTTTACCGCCGACCTCCATGAGGTCGACAGTATGCCCATCGCGAAGAGGGGAAGGACTCCGGGTGTCACGCCCAATTCCAGACTCAAGCGCGTGCTGTGA
- a CDS encoding serine hydrolase domain-containing protein: MTGVVEIHGYCEPRFAGVKDAFARGFEVEDDLGAAFAATVDGKFVVDIWGGYADVARTRLWEQDTIVNVWSTTKAMTALCALILVDRGQLDLDAPVASYWPEFAQAGKEKIPVRYLLSHTSGLAGFEVPMTTEDLYDWDRSVGLLAAQKPWWEPGTASGYHSMTFGHLIGEVVRRITGKSLGTFFREEVAVPLGADFHIGLPPEHDDRVAELIPPPVLKAGDPEYVDPANMTAIARKMGNPVTPATVTRERAWRGAEIPAANGHGNARSVARVAALLACGGELDGVRLLSMSTIEKVIEEQSYGTDLVLQVPMHFGLGFGLNSEETPLGPNPRTFFWGGWGGSLIVVDLDARVSFSYVMNRMLIGTTGDKRSIRPARALYDSL, encoded by the coding sequence ATGACCGGTGTAGTGGAGATTCACGGTTACTGCGAGCCACGGTTTGCCGGCGTAAAGGACGCCTTTGCCAGAGGCTTCGAGGTGGAAGACGACCTCGGTGCCGCCTTTGCGGCCACGGTAGACGGTAAGTTCGTAGTCGATATCTGGGGTGGCTATGCGGATGTCGCCCGAACACGACTCTGGGAACAGGACACTATCGTCAATGTCTGGTCGACCACCAAGGCAATGACGGCCCTCTGCGCCCTGATATTGGTTGACCGTGGCCAGCTTGACCTTGATGCGCCTGTAGCCAGCTACTGGCCGGAATTTGCTCAAGCAGGCAAAGAGAAGATTCCTGTCCGGTACCTGCTCAGCCACACGTCCGGACTGGCTGGCTTCGAGGTGCCTATGACCACGGAGGACCTGTACGACTGGGACCGCTCTGTCGGATTGCTCGCTGCCCAGAAGCCGTGGTGGGAACCGGGAACAGCCAGCGGTTATCACTCCATGACCTTTGGCCACCTAATCGGTGAAGTGGTGCGGCGGATAACGGGAAAGAGCCTGGGCACCTTCTTTCGGGAGGAGGTCGCTGTCCCGCTCGGGGCGGACTTCCACATCGGTCTGCCCCCGGAGCACGATGACCGTGTCGCCGAGCTTATTCCCCCACCGGTACTTAAAGCCGGAGACCCCGAATACGTGGACCCTGCTAATATGACGGCGATAGCGCGCAAAATGGGAAACCCTGTCACTCCAGCTACGGTTACCAGGGAGCGTGCCTGGCGGGGTGCCGAGATACCCGCCGCTAACGGACATGGCAATGCCCGCTCCGTTGCCCGCGTCGCCGCGTTGCTGGCCTGTGGCGGTGAGCTTGATGGCGTGCGTCTTCTTTCCATGTCCACCATCGAGAAGGTGATTGAAGAGCAGAGCTACGGCACCGACCTTGTACTCCAGGTACCGATGCACTTTGGGCTTGGTTTCGGGTTGAACAGCGAGGAGACTCCCCTGGGCCCGAACCCGCGGACCTTCTTCTGGGGTGGCTGGGGAGGTTCATTGATTGTGGTCGACCTCGACGCCCGTGTCAGCTTTTCCTACGTCATGAACCGAATGTTGATAGGCACAACGGGAGACAAGCGCTCAATCAGACCGGCCAGGGCGCTGTATGATTCACTCTAG
- the trpS gene encoding tryptophan--tRNA ligase — protein sequence MKQKILTGDRPTGPMHIGHYVGSLENRIRLQDEYDCFFVVADYQVLTDHLTETEETEENVRCVLLDWLSVGMDPGKSTFFIQSKIPEIAELTMYFSMMVSLARLRRNPTVKEEFQASGLRSMSYGFLGYPISQAADILIVRSHMVPVGDDNVAHVEQTREIARKFNRLFGKVFPVPEALVGTVPRLPGIDGQKMSDSKGNAIFLTDSPEEVRQKVSTAITDPARIRATDKGHPDICNVYQYHYAFNRAEAPYIAGRCRQATIGCVACKEDMSDKLNLFLEPIREKRAYFEVRPEIMRDALHDGIKRTLKESRETIELVREAMHFDYRKLL from the coding sequence TTGAAGCAGAAGATATTGACGGGCGACCGTCCCACCGGCCCGATGCACATCGGTCACTACGTCGGTTCACTGGAGAACCGGATCAGACTCCAAGACGAATACGATTGCTTCTTCGTCGTTGCCGACTACCAGGTACTCACCGACCACCTGACGGAGACGGAAGAGACCGAGGAAAACGTCAGATGTGTGCTCCTGGACTGGCTCTCCGTCGGGATGGATCCCGGTAAAAGCACCTTCTTCATACAGTCGAAAATCCCGGAGATTGCCGAACTGACGATGTACTTCTCGATGATGGTAAGCCTTGCCAGGCTACGGCGCAATCCCACCGTGAAGGAGGAGTTCCAGGCATCCGGGCTGCGGTCGATGAGCTACGGGTTCCTGGGATACCCGATATCTCAAGCTGCCGATATTCTCATCGTACGGTCGCACATGGTCCCGGTGGGAGACGATAACGTTGCCCACGTGGAACAGACCAGAGAAATCGCCCGGAAGTTCAACCGGTTGTTCGGCAAGGTATTTCCTGTTCCAGAGGCCCTTGTGGGCACGGTACCACGGTTGCCCGGCATCGACGGACAGAAGATGAGCGACAGCAAGGGCAACGCGATATTCCTTACCGACAGCCCCGAGGAGGTACGACAGAAGGTCAGCACGGCAATCACTGACCCGGCCCGTATCAGAGCGACGGACAAGGGCCACCCGGACATCTGTAACGTTTACCAGTACCACTACGCCTTCAATCGGGCCGAAGCCCCGTACATAGCAGGGCGTTGCCGACAGGCCACCATAGGCTGTGTCGCCTGCAAGGAGGACATGAGCGATAAACTCAACCTGTTCCTGGAGCCGATTCGCGAGAAAAGGGCATACTTCGAGGTCCGGCCGGAGATTATGCGGGATGCCCTGCATGACGGCATCAAACGGACCCTCAAAGAGAGCAGAGAGACAATCGAGCTTGTCCGCGAAGCGATGCACTTCGACTACAGGAAGCTGCTCTAA
- a CDS encoding Sir2 family NAD-dependent protein deacetylase yields MQTDIDNRINTLADWMFESQHLVVFTGAGISTESGLPDFRGPDGVWTRRDKGLSTEWPDLSTAEPNLAHMAILELQEIDKLSFLVSQNIDNLHLKSGIRPELLAELHGNVARLRCQRCGTHVETAAGMKKCSCGGKLVPSVVDFGQSLPEKDIEDSFRHAQQCDLLVVVGSSLVVTPAADVPVIAYEHGARLVIINQGETPLDDIAHLRFDERIGDVLPPAVARLKQLMG; encoded by the coding sequence GTGCAGACAGACATAGACAACCGGATAAATACCCTGGCCGACTGGATGTTCGAGTCGCAGCACCTGGTGGTGTTCACCGGTGCCGGTATCAGCACCGAATCGGGCCTCCCGGACTTCCGTGGTCCCGATGGCGTCTGGACGCGGCGGGATAAAGGCCTTTCAACGGAATGGCCAGACCTGTCCACCGCCGAACCTAACCTTGCTCATATGGCCATCCTGGAGCTACAGGAGATAGATAAACTAAGCTTTCTGGTTTCACAGAATATAGACAACCTTCACCTGAAGTCCGGTATACGTCCGGAACTCCTCGCGGAGCTGCACGGTAATGTCGCCAGGCTGCGCTGCCAGCGCTGCGGTACTCATGTAGAAACGGCTGCCGGCATGAAAAAATGCTCCTGCGGCGGGAAGCTGGTACCAAGCGTGGTCGATTTCGGTCAGTCCCTGCCGGAGAAGGACATCGAGGATTCCTTCCGCCATGCCCAGCAGTGTGACCTCCTGGTGGTTGTCGGTTCGAGTCTCGTGGTTACGCCTGCTGCCGATGTACCGGTCATCGCCTACGAACACGGTGCCCGCCTGGTGATAATCAACCAGGGCGAAACGCCTCTGGATGACATTGCCCATCTAAGGTTCGATGAGAGGATTGGCGATGTGTTACCGCCGGCGGTTGCCCGGCTGAAGCAGTTGATGGGATAG
- a CDS encoding isochorismatase family cysteine hydrolase translates to MANAVLVIDMLRGFLEEGCPLYCGHDARRIIPSIRTLLERELAQGSKMFFLCDRHAPDDLEFRMFPPHCIEGTSEADIIPELAGYHGEVIPKTRYSAFFNTPLEDRLAKIMPEKLIVCGVCTDICVCHTVADARNRDYEVEVPVDCVASFNEEAHRFALEHMERVLGAILTKLKE, encoded by the coding sequence GTGGCCAACGCTGTCCTGGTTATCGATATGCTGCGCGGCTTTCTTGAAGAAGGATGTCCTCTCTACTGTGGTCACGATGCACGCCGCATAATCCCCAGCATCCGGACTCTTCTGGAGCGCGAACTTGCCCAAGGCTCGAAGATGTTCTTCCTGTGCGACCGCCATGCTCCGGACGACCTGGAGTTCCGTATGTTCCCACCTCACTGTATCGAGGGCACCAGCGAGGCGGACATCATCCCCGAGCTTGCCGGGTACCACGGTGAGGTGATACCGAAAACGCGGTACAGTGCCTTTTTCAACACGCCCCTCGAAGATAGACTGGCAAAGATTATGCCGGAAAAGCTGATTGTTTGTGGGGTGTGCACCGATATCTGTGTTTGCCATACCGTAGCCGACGCCCGAAACCGCGACTACGAGGTAGAGGTGCCGGTTGACTGCGTTGCCTCATTTAACGAGGAAGCACACCGCTTCGCCCTGGAGCACATGGAGAGAGTGCTCGGGGCAATACTGACCAAATTGAAGGAGTAA